GACAAATACACAATGGCTAATAAGGTGGTCTCATTTTTCCATGTCGAAAGCGCAGAAAACACATTGTTGATTCACTGGTATGCCGCATTTATGTAGACGGTCGTCAGTTAGAAGTCTCTTTCAAAGTAGTAACCAGATGAAGACTTTTATTTTAATAGGGATTTTTAGTTGCCAAATAAAATGACTCATAGGATCTCTCACACCATTGTCTGAAAGGAATAGGTAAAGAGATTTGACGGTAAATTGTTGGTTTGTAGTGCTTTGCCAGTTAACCGAGTTCGACCTGCGGATTGGACAGAAAGGCTGGAGCAGGACCTAAAACTGTAGAAGCTATCTACGACTCTGTGCGATATGATTTGCTGCAGATCTGCGACAGATAAAACGCCATCTCCAGCCGCTTGAGTTCCAGCACTGTGCCACTATAACATCTTTATTTCGCAGCCTGTCATGAATCTCCGAAAACTGTGTACTCAGAGGGGTTTCCCCAATCCAGATGTCGTACAACAGCCTGATATCTTTGCCGTCTCTGAGCTTGTAGGTTGCGCCGCATTTGAAAACGTCTCGGCAGCGCAACAAATTTCTCCACCATTGCGAATGAGGCACGAATGTTCGTCCCTAGCGTAAAGGCCTTCGTCTATTGTAGTAGTGTTCTCACCAGTTTATTCCAGAGCAAGGCAGGGTCATTGAAGAAtatccaccaccatttggttaaaaGTGCCATATTCATCGATTCCGTGTTCTTGATCCCTAACCCACCTTCTGTCTTGCTTCTACAGACAAATTTCCAGCTTACCAGGCAAGCTCCCCTAGTAATTTTGGTGTAGCCTTTCCAGAAGCATGCCCTTCTTAAAGCTATAATGCGTTGCAGAACCCACTTAGGGGCCttgaaaatggagaagaaaaagagcgGCAGGTTAGTGAGAACGGAGTTGACGAGGATGAGTCTTCCTCATTCGGAGAGGAGCTTTGCTTTCTATCCTTCAATTATTATATTGATACGATTGATGACTGAGGACCAATTCTTCTTTCTTAGTTGCTTATTGTGCAGAGGTAAGCCCAGGTAGCAAAAAGGGAGATTACCTACTTTACATCCCAGTATAGCGGCGAGTCTCGATGCTTTGCGAGGATTGTTTTCCAAGAAGTACAATTCAGACTTGTCTTTATTGATCCTGAGTCCAGAGGCCCATTCGAATATTTTTCATACAAACCGGAGATTTCGTAAGATGCTTTTCCAAGGCTCATAGAAGAAAACTGTCTCGTCAGCATATTGGATAAGAACTATTTCACAATCTTCGGAAGGACCGATTCCGCGTAGAAGCAAGTTCTTCCTAACTCTTTCTGTTAGCCTAGAAAGACAATCAACTACCAGGAGGGAGATATAGAGGGATAGTGGGTCCCCTTGTCTAAGGCCTTTTTTCGTTTTAATCTATTTTGTCGATGTCTCATTCACTAGAATGGCAACTTTAGCATTGCAGATACACTTTGCAACCCAGGTCCACCATTTGTCATTGAAGCCAAACCACATCATTATGCTCTTCAGAGACGACCACCTGCCATTGTCGAAGGCTTTTTCAAAATCAGCCTTGATACTGACACACTACTTTCCTGTTTTGAAAGCAACTAGCTCGCTAGCTGTGACAAACGAGTCCGCCAATAGACGATCTTTAAGAAAGGCCGACTGCGAGGGCGAGACAATAGTTGGATCACTTGAGCAAGCCTATTGGTAAGAACTTTGGAGATAATTTTTGGGTAAATTACATtgttacctcctgaacttttgacgaagtttcactttacccctcgaactcctaaaatggacatttaacatcctaaactctaatatttcgttcatgttaccccttccgtcagttttccgtcaagctccgttaaccggaaatTGACGAaagggtaaaacgaatgaaatattagagtttaggatgttagatgtctattttaggagtttgggggggTAAGTAAAActtgccaaaagttcaggaggtaacaATGCAAGTTACtccaactataaattattttattataatatgttacttatggattgactactaaacctcaagttagtgatcatgcttgattttaaatttacatatttttttatcctaaaacaaatcataccataatttatcatactttagaagcattgttctaaagtattataaaatattattttatatttttatattaaaaatttttaattggctgaaataaagtacaaaaattttattttacgctacaataaaattacattgcataATTTCATAGAAAATAAGTGTATTTTTTAGAACAATGtttctaaagataaaagtgacaaacgagtactacagaaaattaactaagaattaaaatctctatatccgagtgaggacaactattgtaaatcaaccatattagcgagtgcACAAGgacagtagagtgttcgagcgtcgtaggtagttagtattgcactttttttatctttaagctactctaattcatttctttcgcttttattttattacaataaaatatagaataaattatggtataatttattttaggataaaaaatacatatatattcaaaataaaaaatgatcacTAATTTGAGGGTTAGTAGttaatccataagtaacatattataataaaataatttatagtcaagagtcctatgaggtaaattgcactgctaccttCTGAACTTTtagcgagtttcacttaacaccccaaactcctaaaattgacatctaacaccctaaactctaatatttcattcgttttaccccttctgtcagtttccggttaacggagcttgacggaaaactgacggaaggggtaacatgaacgaaatattagaatttagggtgttagatgtccattttagaagttcgaggggtaaagtgaaacttcgccaaaagttcagagagtaacaatgcaatttacccgaTAATTTTTTGTATTCTATTTATGAGACTGATAGGTCGAAAATCATTGAGCCTATGAGCTCCTTCCTTTTAGAGATGAGGCAAACAAAAGAGTAGTCTGTCGGTTCAGTGGAGAGTTTGTCCTCCTATACGTCGATGAAGATCTTGAAGATGTTCTCTTTTGACAGTTTTCCAAAAAGTTTGGAAGAAGATTAGCAAAAAATCATGCAGCCCAGGAGCCTTGTCACCTCCAAGTTGGAAGGTTGCTTTTTTGACCTCCTCAAGAGAAAATGGGGATGTAAGAGCTCGGGGGAAAGTAGTCTGTTAGACTGATATAGTCCACTCCAGTCTCCAAGGGACTATGATCTCCTATCTTGTTGTTTGAATAGTCGATTAAATCTATGACAGAAGTAGGATCTCTTGTGCACATCATTGGATATGTGTTGTCCATTGTCGTCTTCTATGACATCAATCGTGTTGGCGCGTCTTCGACCGTTGGCTACTACATGGAAGAATTTAGTGTTATCGTTTCCTTCCTTGAACCAATGCTGTTTAGCCCTGATTTTTCAGAGGATTTCTTCCTCCTCTAAAATTAGCTAGAGGCGCTTCTTAAGATCAACCCATTTATCCTGGAATTGCTGGATCAGATCCTGCAATTCTTCTAACTGATCGATTTTTTGTAGCTCTTCTTACAGGTGTTTCTTGGAGATAGATATGTTGTAGAAATGCGTCTTGCACCATTCCTTAATTCTTACTTGACAATGTCGTAGTTTAGCGGTGATAGTAAGAATGGCTGAGTCTTAGCTGGGACTTCGTTCCATTAGAGAGAAATCTTTAAAAGAAAATCTTCTTTTCTCAGCCAAACAGTCTTGAATCCGAATCTTCATGATGCCAAATGAGGTCCGAAAATATGTTCATTACTTTTCTACTCTAAgtattcatttttcttttcaattgatTTTTGGTGATGTTAAAGTCCCTACAGATGACCCAGTTGTTAGAACATGAGTTTTTGAAAGATAAGAGTTTCGAACAGAATTCGCCTTTTCCATCTCAACTTGGAGATCCGTAAACATTCGTGAGAAAAAAGGTCTTCCCGCTTGTAAGGTAGGTCAATAGTAGAGTCAGGGAGTGCTTTCTCATAATCACTTCTGCATAGCGAAAGTGATTTGAGTCCCAACAAGTAATTAGGCCGCCGAAAGCCCCTATGGTCGCAAGGAAAtgatatttatcaaaatttgattcgCAGCATGAGCGAAAAAAGAAGTGAGATACGAAATCCACCTTAGATTCTTGAAGGCAAACAACAGAACGATGCAGCTTAGAGATAACAGACTTAACAAGACAGTGTTTATGAGAGTCGTTAAGACCTCTTACATTCCAACTAAAAATGTTAAGCATCAGTAAAAAAGATAACACAAAGATTGATGGGTAGGAGAGCTGTTTTCCAAGAGATCGTAAAAAACTAGACTTCAACAGACATGAACTATTGCAATTCTTTAGCTTCAACAGTAGAGAGGTTGATGCCACAAAGAAGGgcttctctttgatttttttgcTTGACAATTTGCGAGCAGCTTTACTTTGGCCGATCTTCTCTCGAAGTCGAGATTTCCTTGTCATGGCCCTCCCTAAACTAGTGCAATTAGGCAGGTTGAGTAGTCGAGTACTAGTAGTCCTAGGGGAGTCCGAGGCAAGTTCTCCGTCAGTTGGATCTAGGGGATCAAGATCCCTTCCAGGGGCTCCATAGTTAGTGAAAGAGAGGAATCTGGAGGCCCCGTATCAAGTCCAAGGTTCAGTCCTAGCAAGACCATAGATGGGCCCACCATAAACAGTCCAAAGCAGGCCAAAGTCGGGGCAACAAAGGGGCCCAACTAGAAGTAGATAAGACTCAGAGAATTAAAAAGGCCGGCTTTAGGTAGGGGCGGAAGATCGAGGCCCagtttgagagagataggtccAGGCACTTGGAGTGAAAGAATCCAACCGGTATTAGTGGGATTGGGTCCCAAGGAGAGGGCTCCATTATCCACCGCTAAACAAAAGCTCGAGAATCCCAAGGGTGGACAACGGCTACTGCCATAAAAAGTTCCACTTTTCTCCACAGTCTCGAGACTCCCGTAGTTTCCATTCCTATGTTCGTAAGACTAGCGCGGATCCCAGCGCATAACTTGTGAGGCCCCATTCAAGAAAGTGGGAAACACAAGACAAAGAGGAGGTATAGCCGAAGGAAACGTTGCATGGTTGAAGCACTCTGAAGATTTTGTACGTTCGATAACCATTAAGTCCGATTTCCCAGAAGGGGAAAGGTCAAGCTTTTGAGAATTCGAAAAGGAGGTTGACCATTCAACTCCTCTTTAAAGTTCACCGTCGCTTGGAGAAGCAAAAGCAGATGGCCCCAGTGACAGTGTAGGGGGGCCGCGTTCGGCTGGTGGGTCTCTTCTACGGCCAGCTGGAAGGTAGCCACCACGCATTTTGTCTCGAATTTTCGAGGAGTTCCAGGAGTCGTCTCTGTCAAAGCCGTCGCCGTTCATTGAACATCGCGCTTCAGCATTACCGAAGTCGCGACGATCTACTTCAGTTGACCTTGCATCAGGGTCATGGTGATATGAACGCTCATTATGAGGTGGAGGGGGATTACCGCGTCCGTTGTTGCCACCGCGCCCCCACCTATCTAGCTAGACCAAGACCGAGATAGATATATCACCGAATGTAATCTCTAGATTCTCAGGGATGTTGGAGAGGTGGTTCACGGTGACGAGGCATCGATAGCAAGAGAGGTTGATCATGCGCGAGGTGAAGTCGTCCGCTCTAATGAACCTTCCGAAGCCACTGACGAGAGCTGCATCAGTACGAGATGACCAGCATTCATAGGGAAGGCTAACCAGTCGGATCCAGACTTGATAGGGAATCGAAGAGCGTCGTGCACTATTGTACAGGTTCCAGGCaaatcattaaaatttgaaatccccCAGGCTGATTACTTAACGCTGCATGATATAGTCGCTCTGGACCCATTTAGGAAGGAAAATGACATAGTCTCTTTCGCTGTTACGGGCAACGTGGAAGTCGGTTGGGTAGCCATCGAAACGGTTTGCAAGGCCGTCGGCAATGGTTTCCTGGGGGAAGTGGCCAAGGTTCACCGGGGGGACCACATCGGCAAGTATCGCGTTGCGTCAATGATTTTGCCGGGCAAAGAAATCTTCAGAAGGTGGAACGAAAGAGCTCAAGTAGGCCGGGCGAGCGTACATGGCTCTATAGATGTCCATCGGCAGTCGATTCATACAGGCCCGTGCTTTGTGCCCTATTTTGAAGCACCAGGCACACCGAATAGCATCTCGACATCGGGAGACTCTATGATCTCTTTGGAGGCACCTAAAGCACTTGCCGGAGTGGGAGGTGGATCGGTTGGATTTGCTGTGGCTGAAGAAGTGGGATCGTGAGTAGTTTCGGGGTGAAGCAGTGGAAGCTGGACAGAGCAATGCGTCTCTGTAGGACTTCTTATAGGGTGGAGTAAAATGCCTGTTGCTCGTATAGCGCTCATCAGGCCATGTCTTGTCATCAGCCTGAAAGTTGTTTCCAAGCTGAGGTTTAGGAACCGCACATTGTCCAAGGACTAAAGAAGAGTCGTCCTTGCAGAAGTAGATAACCGTAGTTAAGGCTAGCCCTGCAGCATCTGCCCAGAGTACCTTCTTGGTGGAGGAGCTTTGGTACGTGGCTAGCTTAACTCCGTTACTCAAATGGTGAAAAGCTCGTTTGAGCCCTTACTCAAATGGTGAAAAACTAGTTTGAGCCCTTGGAATCTGCGCTCCAGTTCTGGGTCTAGCTTAGAGTGAGGAGAGCGGATGGTTTCCCTCCAAGGTCCACCCCTGTCCTGGTGCTCCGTCTTCTGATAGTTCCTGGGCTCCGAGGTCTCCACGACCTTCCCTCGTCGCTTCGTCTCCGCCGTATCTTCCTTTGATGTTTCTACCGTGGTCCCTCTACTCGGCGACTCCACCGTCCTCTTTCTCCTCGTCGTACTTCCAAGACTCCGAGGTACGCTCGCGGGGAGAAGTGTGAGAAAACATCTGTCCAAGAATGCCCTTTAAGTTCTTCTTATGAGTCACTACGAAGTCACTCATTCCACCCCATACATTTCTGGGCCACTCAGTAATTCATCGAGCCCATGTGCCTCGCTTGCATTACTCGTGTTAGACTAATTAAACGGGCCAATTATCCGACCCCTTGCACCTAATCTATGCCTCTCGGGTCTAATTAATTCTTTTGGGTGCATCAACTGGATTGCACCAAGGCACATAGACAAGTAGTCAAAGATCATTAAACTATCGGCGTTGATGTTGATACCACTTGTTAAGAAGTTCTGAGCCTAGCTTAGCCCACATGAGTCGAAAACTGTGACATCtttaataaaattcattcaatCTAAAAGTTCGAGCCTACTATATATGTTTGGGGTTTGTTAGTATATATCAATTACTATTTACTCTCTTACTAATTATCTGACATAAAACTATTTACAAGTAAACTATTAACAATAAAAGCATGAAAAGTTAGGGACTTTATTCAGAAATTCTCCTAAAAGATATCAAATTCAATATGACCAAAtgatacaaaagatgatcagaAAAAGACATCTTAACAAAATTCTCCTATAAAAATGGATGCACCAAACTTGCTCTTAcacaactaattaaattattgcCACCTATTTTAATCGTTGTAGGTGTGCAACATTAGACCTAATAGAGATTttactaactaaatatataattataaaaatatatacaattttataattataattaggagATGCTAGATGAAAATTGGATGAGAGATATAATCAACAATTAATTATGATTCGTagattaaactaaaaaataaaaattaaatcatcaTAACGTCCACGTGGCATTATAAAAATCTTTTGATTTGTTAGTAGTTTACCCATATAGTATAATAGTGTaggaacccgcgcgatgcggcggatataatcatatttgattaaatttaataatataaaaaatactttaaaactcttagaataaaattataatttaataaaaaataacgaaagataaaaaaaattatagaagaaaaaaatgtgTTACATAAAAATCGGACCCCTTTGTATCCTCATTTAGGGCATTCTCTACTAACACCGATACTTTCGTGAAATATCATAGCGCCTTCAACTCTTTTTCGGCAAGTTCTATACATTACAAATATAAGTGGTCGACATCGAGGGAGAAAGGTTcgaggctagggttagagttcgaCTCACTCGATGTTGACGGTGAGAGCGAGGGCGGTGCGCTTGCGGGCTCGAGGGGAGCGGACGTAGTAGGCGAGGTCGTTGTCGAGAATGCCATTTGCCGTGCCCACAGGCTTCTCGGGCAACGAttcttagaaaatagaaactaatgagAGGGAAGTCGAAGTAGCGACGTTACAAAGAAGGAATTATGAGATGGGAAGTCGAAGAGACATacgttataaaaaaaaaattaataagacggGAAGCCGAAGAGGTAGACGTTACAGGGAAGGAAAGCCGAAGAGACCGCTTAGTCATTTGGTTCAAAAGAGAGGCAATTGATGGTGAAAGATAGGCTACCACGTGGCAAGATTAGGGAAAATAATGTTAAGGTATAGGTGCGGCAAGAATACAATTAAACAAATTGTGTACATGGCAAAAGCCAAAAATGACGTTCtcgttcttttattttttcattttttacatcaaattattaagttttcagtttttcTTTAGGAAAAATCAGCTTCCGCTTATTTTAGAGGAATATATGAATATTCCAGTAGCGCTTTTATCTTGTATCATCCTTTTTGAAAATTTGCTTATGTGAACATTTTGttacatatattaattacaATTTTCTCTCTTATCACCTAATACTAGGGGTGAAAATAGTCGAATACGATCGAATTTTCACTAAAGCAAATCTTCATCCATATTTTTGTTCAGATACAAATTCGGATTCGAATATGCTAAATTTTATTACCATATCCGCTTAAAACAAATCCAGATTCAGATATGAGTTGGATTCATATTCGGATATTCTTCATAATAATACAAATTGATATGCACATATAATTATAAACTAAAACTAATGTCAATAAAACACACAATGTAATTACATGTTCACACTCGTCTTCAAACTTTACATACCTATATTTTACTCaataaaataacattttaaataaatatagatataatttttgtgaaatttatagtaaaacaaataaaaaatatgatacaaAGCCATTTCATCTTATTGCAATATATATTTACATCTCTTTTGTCTTTTTGAGATCAAAATGGTCGAATACAAtcggattttttaaaaaactgtattcgcgtccatttatttctattttttgcgGAATGCAAATTTGGATATAAATATGTGACGAATATTATATCTTGGACATTCACATTTACATCTTATAGAGTTTCATGTGAAATTCAATCAGAGTTTATCCTAACCACTTTTACCCCTACCTAAGACTCTATCCTGACttttacacacacacaaataaactttaataaaagATTGGAGAACTTTTCTGACATTGTCTTCAAAGTAAAGGATGTGAGcataaattattcttttaaaaaccaTATTCTCAAATCTACTTTAGTGACAAGTTAACCACCTTCCTCCTTTATCATACCAACCTACAGCTTCTCATTGTGGGCACACAAACAACAAGCTTTCATGGCTACATCAAAGCAAAAGGAAGGTGCAACCACCCTGAGAGAGAAgacaagcagcagcagcacagTCTCTTCGACCCGCCGCAGCCCGTCGTCCCGATCGTCGCTTCCGACCTCCCCCAAACGCCGCCCGGAGAAACCGACTGTGCCGTCTCGCGGGCTTACTGCAGTTACCGCAAGCACCGCCGTCGTGAAGCCTCCGTCGACAAGACGATCGACGGAACGAAATGCGCCTCCAACAACTGCCCTGAAGGAGAGAGCAGTGCTTAAGGCTCCACCTTCCTCGTCGAAAGCAGTAGCTTCTCACAAGCACTTACCAGAAAAGCCCTCAGCAAGTGCTTCTTCCAAAAGTAGAACCAGCCACACTTCATCTGTCGTGGTGAGGGGGAGGAGCCCCGGGGCGGTCGTAAAGAGGAAAGAAGCTAAGAATGGTTCATTATCAAGGACAAGTAGTGATCCTGGGTTGCTAGAGTTTGCTGCATTAAGTTTACTCGGAAACAATAAGATCGAAGAGAGTACTGAAACCACTGTAAGCATATCGTCGATGGAAGATCACTTGCCGAACGAACTACTCCCCAACCCCATTGATGCGAAAGCCGCAGAAgatgctcctcctcctcctcctcctcctcctcatgaATGTAATAAGCAGCAGCATGAACAAAGTCCTTTAGAAAGTGAGGGAGTAGTGCATGAAGATGGAAGCAGGAGCAATGAAGAGATGATCAAAGAGGACAATATTGAAATTGCACACAACACTACTTTAGAGGATCCAAAGGGAGGAGGAGGTGATGAGGTGGGGAATTATGAGAAGGAGAAATTAATGTTGGAGGTGAAGAAGAACATAGAAAAGAACATAGAGACCAAGCATGGGGGAAAGAAGGAGGCTGTGAAGAGCAATGATGTGATAGAGGAGACAAAGAGTAAGTTgctggagaggaagaagagcaaGGTGAAGGCTCTGGTGGGAGCCTTTGAGACTGTGATGTCACTGCATGGGAGTGAGGTTCAAACTGATCAAACCCAGGAGAAGGGAGGAGGGGAAATGGATTGAATCCTAGCTCTCATCTTCAAGATGCTTTAAATTTTGTAAGTGCTTGAACTAATTAATATTGCATTCTCATTTGTTCTGATCTTTCAGTAACTACTTGTAAGGGAAATTAATTTTATCCTTGATGTATACATAATTTTTGGTGATTTGAATACAATTATTTTGATTGTTTATTTCTCTGCAATATATATGGTAAATAAACTATAAATGTATGGAAATATCTTGAATTTATAAGATATCTTAGAGTGGGTGACGATATTTGTGACTCTTATTTTGATAGAAATAGAATAAGTCTAGATTAAATTAGGTGTTTGTTAAACAACAAGTAAAGAACCATGTATAAAACTTGACATTTCAAAGGTATTGGCATATTTGTGTCGTGTCCATCTCAGACATGTTTTCTAACGAATCAGATACTCTATGGATATGTGTTCACTGCGTGTTTTATATCCTCTTACGCACACTTTACATATTCATCTCATATTTGTTAGGTGTCCTTCTCGATCTTGCACAGCCATATTAATTACTAGTTTAAAGTGCGCCAAATTAAGCCCATAAAAGAGAATGTAagcaattaattattttgtttcctTGCATATAGCTTAAATGGTTGTTGGGATTACTATTGTCATTTTTTATATGTTGCATGGCTGATTCTAAttgcatataattattttttagtttaaaaattgTTAGGAAAGTCCAATTGCTTCCTTTAGGCAAGAAAACAATTACGAGAGTGTATTTctttacaaaattaataatactgcctttatatatagtgtagagttactatacttttgaaagcataAAAGAGTTAGTACTTCCGGCTTAGATCAAGTGTTGCATGGtcaggatgatagtgatcccctttTAGAGTTGAGTGATTTTCGATGAGTGAGTTATCCCCATAGGATAAGCAAATGTTAGAAATAGTTAAAGAAGTTGATTTGAAGGCTAAAAAGTTGGAAGCACCAAATAAGTACCAAACTTTTTATACTTCCGAAAGTAgtaattttattcttatattgtGTCGATCTGtatgataatttttataaagtCTGGAAGTCACTGTATTTCAATCATGTCGTTTTCATGTCAGTGATTTTTAACCTAACTAGCTACTAACTTGGAATGGACAAACTCTATCAAAAACTCTGTTcatatcaaaatcaaatctaTAAATATCAGCTCCAGAAAACACTCTTaagtagtttttaaattttttttatttgtggttGATGGACCTTTCAACTTTTCATTCTTTTAACGTCAGTTGCTTTTCCAAATTGAACCGGATTTGCTAAACTTAAAAACTACAATAGCTATGAATCATTAATAGGCCAGTAGGGCCGGCCCTTACTGGCCTCCCGAATCAGCTAGCCACAAGAAATGACTTGCCCTTATTGGATACTTACATTTATACATGAGGAGGGTGTACCCTACAGGGATTTACACATACACTCTATCTCCACCTCTTCTGCTTCTTTTGTTCTTCTTCCAGTGTTGCTTCCTACTTCCATGAACATATTTTCGGAGCTCTTCATCCTTGCTTactattttacttatatattgCTGGATCTCTGAGAGCTTAGCGGATTTATATTGTGCCATATATTTTGGAGATGTACTGATAGGATATAGCTCGTAGTCATTGTATTGCTAAAAGTAATCACTGAAACATCGTTCATGCACACATGGAGAGGCAATCTTATTTCTAAGACAGTACATTGCATGTCTCGACCCACACACTATTTCTAATCTTCTAGCTagtctctatctatatatatgtttgctatagaaaaatatatatacattactCACTGTTTTGAAAATCTTGAACCTTACCTATATCCTATTATTCACTGTTTGAACAcactgaaatttttaaaataatttttctactaAAAGAATTAATAAAGATTAATGTTCAACACAACTTGACTATCTAGTTCACAAAAAGCTATTTCATCAACCTCTTTAAGCAAATGGTAGGATATATAGTTCTGCTAATATAAATCGCAACCACATCTTCAGTTTACCAGATTATCGAAACTCAATGAGAACTTGCATTTGCAGCAAGTCATATGGAACATACAAATTAAGGTAAAACTTAAAACCCATATATAACATAATCATGGCTAAAAACAAaccttgcatttttttttttattatgtaaaaaaatacattttgaaTTATCAAAAACATCTTACTATCAAAATCACAAACAACTAACTATCTTCataaaatgaaaccatagaaaGAGCGCAATGCTAACGATTTGATTACGGTCAAGTGTTTAACTAAGTTCCAGGAAACGTCGAGCCATCGGGTGTTGTGCGTGGGACAAATTCGCCGGATGGAGCACCTCAACGACTTCTCCTGCCACCAAAAGGCACACCAAATCGGCGATCCGTTGGATCTGCTTCACGCTGTGAGACACCATTACTGTCGTGAGCCCTCGAGTCTTCTTTAGCCGGACGATCGCCTCTTCGATGTTTTGCGTCGATATGGGGTCCAATGCACTAGTGGGCTCATCCAACAAGAGTACCTTCCCAGGACAAAACCAATGCACTACAAGTTTAGGATTTAAAACCTAACTTGGCAGGAGGAACAAg
This portion of the Ananas comosus cultivar F153 unplaced genomic scaffold, ASM154086v1, whole genome shotgun sequence genome encodes:
- the LOC109705805 gene encoding verprolin-like → MATSKQKEGATTLREKTSSSSTVSSTRRSPSSRSSLPTSPKRRPEKPTVPSRGLTAVTASTAVVKPPSTRRSTERNAPPTTALKERAVLKAPPSSSKAVASHKHLPEKPSASASSKSRTSHTSSVVVRGRSPGAVVKRKEAKNGSLSRTSSDPGLLEFAALSLLGNNKIEESTETTVSISSMEDHLPNELLPNPIDAKAAEDAPPPPPPPPHECNKQQHEQSPLESEGVVHEDGSRSNEEMIKEDNIEIAHNTTLEDPKGGGGDEVGNYEKEKLMLEVKKNIEKNIETKHGGKKEAVKSNDVIEETKSKLLERKKSKVKALVGAFETVMSLHGSEVQTDQTQEKGGGEMD